In Fibrobacter sp. UWR2, the sequence TCAGCATCGAAATTGGTATAATAGCCGCCATTGCCGGCATAAAACTCGAAGCCCATCTCAAAATACGCACCGAAATGCGTCAAGAACATATGCTGGTACCCAAAACCAAAAACCAGTCGCCAGTAATTGATGTCCCTCGTATGCTCGATGAGTTCAGAATTTTCCGAACCCACATTCGTTATCGTAAAGCCGTTCATTTCACCGGTTATCCATTCCGAAGAATGGAAAGCATACGGGCCCGTCAAGCCCGTAAAGCGGTAGGCAATCCCGATGCCTCCCATAAAATCATAGTCGGAGTTGTAAGGAGCCATATGAACGTTTGTGGACAAATGCCCATCCAACATGGTGTACTCGACGCCAACCATTCCCCGAGATGGTCCAAATCCGAGTGAAACACCTATCTGGGCAAAACTAGCCCCGACAAAAAGGCAAAGAATCAAAAGAACTTTTTTCACGTATATCCTCCTTATTTTATACTAGAATAAGTTTTACAACAAAATAATCTTTTTCTTCAAAAAAAATCTGCACCAAATCACCCCAAATTGCACTTCATCGGAAAATTGATTACTTGCCGCGGACGCTCTTGCGCCAGCGTTCGCGAATCAATTGCAGGTCGTGCTGGTAGGGGTTACGCTTGAAGTCGTCAAACGCCCACGCCGTCGGGTGGAATTCGCCCTTCGCATACGTGAGGAGCATATCGAGCCAAACGCCCTCGCCCGCATACAGCTTGAAAGGCCCGCGCTTGTAACTCGGGAGCACAACCTTGTCCAGGTCCATGTAGCCGATGTCTATGTTCACGCACCTATGTTCGGGGCTTGCATTTGCAAATGCAAGTTCAAACTCGTTGCTGCGAGCCTTCTCTTGCGCGATAGTCTCTGCCGGAATACATTTTTCGAAGGAAAGTACTCCGCGATAAAGGTCAGCGCCCATCTCGGGTTCGTAATAATCGGTCTTGTCGAAGGCAAAAAGTTTCCCCTTGTAGCGGATGGCGCCCCAAGTTTCTTCAAGTTTCCGGAGAAGCTCCTCATTCCATTCGGGCCCGCGCTGGAGCACGAAGGCAATCAACTGCACCGGTTCGCAAAACTGTTTCTTTTCGGCCATAAATCCTCAATCAGTGCGGGAACAGCATCAGATTCTTGCGAACATGTTCGAGTTGCTGCTCGGTAAAGCCGTCCATGTAGTCGTTTCCCGCAGGGAACATCATGTTGTTTGCATCCGGACAAGCGCCAACATCGAACACATCGTCCGATGTCGCGAAACGACCGCGCATCACAGGCATCCTGTAGTCAGCAGGAGGCTCCACCTGCTTTTTCAGGAGCCCGGATTTCAGCAAATCTGGGCAGTATGGCGTATCGGTGAAGCCGTCCTCGTAATTCGAGAGGTCGAAATCCACCTCGAAATCAGCCTGCGTCGCCGTCGTGTGACGCAACCCGAAAAAGTGCCCTGTCTCGTGGATCGCAGTCGAGACCATCGAGGCAACAGAAAGCCCCGTTTCACCCGAAGGCGTCTTGTTGTAGGCGCCGATAACCACGG encodes:
- a CDS encoding DUF4416 family protein, with the protein product MAEKKQFCEPVQLIAFVLQRGPEWNEELLRKLEETWGAIRYKGKLFAFDKTDYYEPEMGADLYRGVLSFEKCIPAETIAQEKARSNEFELAFANASPEHRCVNIDIGYMDLDKVVLPSYKRGPFKLYAGEGVWLDMLLTYAKGEFHPTAWAFDDFKRNPYQHDLQLIRERWRKSVRGK